One region of Nitrospiraceae bacterium genomic DNA includes:
- a CDS encoding carbon starvation CstA family protein — translation MNAAFSLLWVLLAMIGAVALAFVTGLVHPDEKVNGLWMVVAAACIYVLAYRFYGRWLGKQVVELNNQRVTPAVRLNDGVNFHPTNKVVLFGHHFAAIAGAGPLLGPVLAAQFGFLPGFLWLVIGAVLAGAVQDFVILVASMRRNGRSLPEIARDELGVITGTATAVAVLFIVVVALAGLGFAVVNALYYNAWGTFTIAMTIPIGFLMGFYLQKFRPGAVAEVSMLGVVLLIAAVLYGRVVAQSSYAWFFEFDRPILVWLLAGYGFLASVLPGWMLLVPRGYLSTFMKLGVVFLLGFGVILMAPTIEMPRVTTFASGGGPIIPGTLFPFLFITIACGAVSGFHALVSSGTTPKMIEQESQATVGYGAMLLESFVGVMALIAASVLIPGDYLAINTTLSTDALMAIGFPVLRIQELSQLVEVDVAGRPGGAVSLAVGMASIFAALPGMSGLMAYWYQFALVFEALFILTTIDTGTRVARYLIQEMGGRVYAPLKQINWWPGVLASSGLVVGAWGYLISTGSISTIWPMFGAANQLLGTLALCIGTTVLIKMWKSPYLWVTAVPMVFVGLITLTGCYEMFGMFLAKAATLAASQSLPLYLDAVLVAVVAVLGLIVLGDSAQQWYGYMILKRPFTSSEVVVMAGGGSPGRMQSAITNNHEETSFRLPHCGGCC, via the coding sequence ATGAACGCGGCCTTTAGCCTGCTCTGGGTGCTGCTTGCGATGATTGGCGCCGTCGCGCTCGCATTTGTGACGGGTCTCGTTCATCCCGACGAAAAAGTGAATGGGCTCTGGATGGTCGTTGCAGCAGCCTGCATCTATGTGCTGGCCTATCGCTTCTATGGTCGCTGGTTGGGCAAGCAAGTTGTCGAGTTAAATAACCAGCGTGTGACTCCGGCGGTGCGCTTGAATGACGGCGTGAATTTCCACCCCACCAATAAAGTTGTTCTCTTCGGCCATCACTTCGCGGCGATCGCCGGTGCGGGGCCATTACTTGGGCCTGTGCTTGCGGCGCAATTCGGATTTTTGCCGGGATTTCTCTGGCTCGTTATCGGCGCGGTGCTTGCTGGGGCGGTACAGGACTTCGTTATCCTCGTCGCATCGATGCGTCGGAACGGGCGCTCGTTGCCGGAGATCGCGCGTGATGAGTTGGGTGTGATCACCGGCACGGCGACGGCGGTGGCGGTGCTTTTTATTGTGGTGGTGGCGCTGGCTGGGCTCGGCTTCGCGGTGGTGAATGCGCTCTATTACAACGCCTGGGGCACCTTCACCATTGCGATGACGATTCCCATCGGTTTCCTCATGGGCTTCTATCTCCAGAAGTTTCGGCCTGGCGCTGTGGCCGAAGTCTCGATGCTCGGGGTCGTGCTGCTGATTGCGGCTGTGCTGTATGGTCGTGTCGTCGCTCAGTCATCTTATGCCTGGTTTTTTGAGTTCGACCGTCCGATATTGGTGTGGCTCCTCGCCGGCTACGGATTCCTCGCCTCGGTACTGCCTGGTTGGATGCTGCTCGTGCCGCGGGGTTATCTCTCGACTTTTATGAAACTCGGCGTGGTGTTTCTGCTCGGCTTTGGTGTGATCCTTATGGCGCCGACGATCGAGATGCCACGGGTGACGACGTTCGCCAGCGGCGGCGGGCCGATTATTCCTGGTACCCTCTTCCCCTTCCTCTTTATTACGATTGCCTGCGGAGCCGTCTCGGGCTTCCATGCGCTGGTGTCCTCCGGTACGACACCGAAGATGATCGAGCAGGAATCACAAGCCACGGTCGGGTATGGAGCAATGCTTTTGGAAAGCTTTGTTGGCGTGATGGCGCTGATCGCGGCGTCGGTCCTGATCCCCGGCGATTATCTGGCGATCAATACGACGCTCTCGACGGATGCACTGATGGCGATAGGCTTTCCAGTCTTGCGGATTCAGGAACTATCGCAACTGGTCGAGGTCGATGTAGCAGGTCGACCTGGCGGAGCGGTGTCGCTTGCAGTCGGCATGGCCTCGATCTTTGCCGCACTGCCCGGCATGTCGGGGCTGATGGCCTACTGGTATCAATTCGCGCTCGTGTTCGAGGCGCTGTTCATCCTCACGACGATCGATACCGGGACGCGCGTGGCGCGGTATCTGATCCAGGAAATGGGGGGACGAGTCTATGCTCCTTTGAAACAGATCAATTGGTGGCCCGGTGTGTTGGCGAGCAGTGGGCTGGTGGTGGGGGCGTGGGGTTATTTGATCAGCACTGGTAGCATCTCGACGATCTGGCCGATGTTCGGCGCGGCGAATCAGCTGCTGGGAACGCTGGCGCTCTGCATCGGGACCACGGTGCTGATTAAGATGTGGAAGTCGCCGTATCTCTGGGTGACCGCAGTGCCGATGGTCTTCGTGGGCTTGATTACACTGACCGGCTGTTATGAAATGTTTGGCATGTTTCTGGCCAAGGCGGCGACGCTGGCGGCGAGCCAATCTCTTCCGCTCTATCTTGACGCAGTGTTGGTCGCAGTGGTGGCGGTTCTCGGATTGATCGTGCTCGGTGACAGTGCGCAACAGTGGTATGGCTATATGATTTTGAAGCGTCCGTTTACGAGCAGCGAAGTGGTAGTGATGGCGGGTGGCGGCTCACCCGGGCGAATGCAGTCAGCGATTACCAATAATCATGAAGAGACGAGTTTCCGCCTGCCGCACTGTGGCGGTTGCTGCTGA
- a CDS encoding YajQ family cyclic di-GMP-binding protein, which yields MADQFSFDVVSQVDMQEMKNVVDQATKEIKQRFDFKDSKTEIMLKEKEKELVVVSDDEYKLNAVNEIIKTKCVKRHVSLKALTYGSVEDALAGTVRQVIKIQSGIASEKAKEISKTVRDSKLKVQTQIQGEQLRVQSKSKDELQATIAFLKGKDFGIDLQFVNFR from the coding sequence ATGGCTGATCAATTTTCATTCGACGTGGTTTCGCAAGTGGACATGCAGGAGATGAAGAACGTCGTGGATCAGGCGACGAAAGAGATCAAGCAGCGCTTCGATTTCAAAGACTCCAAGACGGAGATCATGCTCAAAGAGAAGGAGAAGGAATTGGTTGTTGTCTCGGACGATGAGTACAAACTCAATGCAGTGAACGAGATCATCAAAACCAAATGCGTGAAACGGCATGTGTCGCTCAAGGCGCTGACCTACGGCTCGGTCGAAGATGCCTTGGCCGGCACCGTGCGACAAGTGATTAAGATTCAGAGCGGCATCGCTTCGGAGAAAGCGAAGGAGATTTCAAAAACCGTCAGGGATTCCAAGCTTAAAGTCCAGACGCAGATCCAGGGCGAGCAGCTGCGTGTCCAGAGCAAGAGCAAGGATGAGCTGCAAGCGACGATAGCGTTTTTGAAGGGCAAAGACTTCGGCATCGATCTCCAATTTGTGAATTTCAGGTAA